From the genome of Thermogutta terrifontis, one region includes:
- a CDS encoding glycosyltransferase — protein sequence MTIDNVCPLPYEATCSVDEQPVVTASAAAKASISSLMTGMALLLAASVLQRLVGFIRATLFCRWLDASQLGLWDMAFGFLMTATPLMVLALPGCLGRYVEYYRQRGMLGLFLRRTAIVSGLLALCGATAVAMGAGPVAELVFGNRSYRPLVHDLAFALLTVAAFNYLYELAMALRLNRWISLIQLLNSVLFAGLGLGLLILWRNDAQTVIIAYALACAITAAIAFFGFKPWRYAAREERPASLRESFWPRILQYSLWVWAAGAISNLFAVVDRYMVLHWLPPDHGDPLALLGDYHASRLVPMLFVSLAGLCAAMSTPHLSHLWETGQSRHAAEQLNLLTKLLSLGLLVGSTGVLLAGPVLFDTLLAGKYPAGLDIFPITLAYCSCFSLFLLLQNYVLCCEKAYFAGLALACGLFVNVGLNLAWLPVWGLPGAVWATLAANGVALLVLLMINRRLGQPTDAGLLLALVAPLGIALGTGWTLLITAVVLFLALRTNLFIKNAEKQELGVLIRQLLSRKALPAGLASSATCDSSLTSSTPTMELSTQRETKDLPRIPAMPPANFLVTPKESPADETDEAIPPGCGWPNPFFRSREHPPLGHRDPLRVMFIITCMPVGGAERLLLDIVRRMDRRIFAPELCCLKYLGPLGEVLAREIPAFAGLLKHKYDFRVLPRLYRLLRERRIDAVITVGTGGDKMFWGRLAAYLAGVPVVASALHSTGLPDRVEFLNRLLTPLTDAFIAVSPLHARYIIEHEGCAANRTWTIPNGIDTERFSPRPADPRLRASLGLQPEHRVVALVAALRPEKNHELLLQAAPIILAELPQTRFLIVGDGPRRAELHRLARRFGVDHAVIFTGNRDDIPDVLACADLAVLCSHMEANPLALLEALACEKPVVATAVGSVPLHVRDGVTGFLVAPGDARALAAKCLALLLDPELARRMGRAGRQHVLRHGSLERTVAGYQRLITTIYARKCGGAIPESHYFTPATQSTHSSPVPFPAVDDLISPGVETASHG from the coding sequence TGGCGTTCGGATTTCTGATGACCGCGACTCCTCTGATGGTTCTTGCCCTGCCAGGTTGCCTGGGTCGATATGTGGAGTATTACAGACAACGCGGTATGCTCGGCCTGTTTTTGAGAAGGACAGCCATCGTCAGTGGGTTGCTCGCCCTGTGCGGAGCAACTGCCGTGGCAATGGGGGCAGGCCCAGTTGCGGAGCTTGTCTTCGGGAATAGATCCTACCGCCCTCTTGTCCACGACCTGGCCTTCGCCCTCCTGACTGTGGCGGCCTTTAATTACCTCTACGAACTGGCCATGGCGCTCAGGCTCAACCGCTGGATCAGTCTCATCCAGCTTCTCAACAGCGTTTTGTTTGCAGGACTGGGGCTGGGACTGCTCATCCTCTGGCGGAACGATGCCCAAACCGTCATCATTGCCTATGCGCTGGCCTGCGCCATCACGGCAGCCATTGCCTTCTTTGGTTTCAAGCCCTGGCGTTATGCCGCGCGTGAGGAACGTCCCGCGTCGCTCCGGGAGTCATTCTGGCCCAGGATCCTTCAGTACTCTCTATGGGTGTGGGCAGCCGGGGCGATCAGCAACCTGTTCGCTGTCGTGGATCGTTACATGGTCCTCCACTGGTTGCCGCCCGATCACGGTGACCCCCTGGCCCTCCTGGGCGACTACCACGCATCTCGCCTTGTGCCGATGCTGTTCGTCTCTTTGGCAGGGCTTTGCGCAGCGATGAGCACACCGCATCTCAGTCATTTGTGGGAAACCGGACAATCGCGCCACGCCGCCGAACAACTCAATTTACTTACCAAGTTGCTTTCCCTGGGATTGCTTGTGGGATCCACCGGCGTGTTATTGGCCGGACCTGTATTGTTCGATACGCTCCTCGCCGGAAAATATCCCGCGGGCCTTGATATCTTCCCGATCACCCTGGCGTATTGTTCGTGCTTTTCCCTCTTTCTTCTTCTCCAGAATTATGTTCTCTGCTGCGAGAAAGCTTATTTTGCCGGGTTGGCACTCGCCTGCGGCCTGTTCGTCAATGTTGGTCTCAACCTCGCCTGGCTGCCTGTGTGGGGACTTCCCGGGGCTGTCTGGGCCACGCTGGCCGCCAACGGAGTGGCCCTGCTCGTGCTCCTGATGATCAATCGCCGATTGGGGCAGCCGACCGACGCGGGGCTGCTCCTCGCCCTTGTCGCTCCCCTGGGAATCGCCCTTGGAACCGGATGGACATTGCTCATCACCGCAGTCGTGCTGTTCCTTGCGCTGCGGACGAATCTTTTTATCAAAAATGCAGAAAAACAAGAACTCGGCGTCCTCATCCGACAATTGCTGTCGCGAAAAGCGCTTCCAGCGGGTCTGGCCTCCTCGGCAACGTGCGACTCTTCACTCACCTCATCCACGCCCACTATGGAGTTAAGCACCCAGCGCGAGACCAAAGACCTGCCCAGAATTCCCGCCATGCCTCCCGCAAATTTCCTCGTCACCCCAAAAGAGTCCCCAGCGGACGAAACCGACGAGGCGATTCCTCCTGGATGCGGATGGCCCAATCCCTTCTTTCGAAGTCGTGAGCATCCTCCCCTGGGGCATCGGGATCCTCTCCGTGTCATGTTCATCATCACCTGCATGCCGGTGGGCGGAGCCGAAAGGCTGCTCCTGGACATCGTCCGTCGCATGGACCGAAGAATATTCGCGCCGGAGTTATGCTGCCTGAAGTATCTCGGCCCGTTGGGAGAGGTCCTCGCCCGGGAAATCCCCGCTTTCGCCGGACTTCTCAAACACAAGTATGACTTCCGCGTGTTACCGCGATTGTACCGGCTGCTCCGCGAGCGGCGGATCGACGCGGTGATCACCGTTGGCACGGGCGGCGACAAGATGTTCTGGGGGCGTCTCGCGGCCTACCTAGCAGGGGTTCCCGTCGTTGCCTCGGCGCTGCACTCCACAGGTTTGCCGGACCGCGTGGAATTTCTCAATCGGTTACTCACACCGTTGACAGACGCCTTCATCGCCGTCTCACCACTTCATGCCCGGTACATCATCGAGCACGAAGGATGTGCAGCCAATCGAACTTGGACCATTCCAAACGGCATCGACACCGAGCGATTTTCGCCCCGGCCGGCGGATCCCCGGCTTCGGGCAAGCCTCGGACTCCAGCCGGAGCATCGCGTTGTGGCCCTGGTGGCAGCGTTGCGGCCCGAGAAAAACCACGAACTACTCCTCCAGGCCGCTCCGATCATCCTGGCTGAACTGCCGCAAACGCGGTTCCTCATCGTGGGAGATGGCCCGAGACGTGCGGAGCTCCATCGCCTTGCCCGACGCTTCGGCGTGGACCACGCCGTGATCTTCACAGGCAATCGGGACGACATCCCCGATGTTCTGGCTTGCGCGGACCTGGCCGTCCTCTGCTCCCATATGGAAGCAAACCCGCTTGCCCTGCTGGAAGCGCTGGCGTGCGAAAAGCCGGTGGTCGCCACGGCAGTAGGCTCTGTACCACTCCATGTCCGGGACGGGGTCACCGGATTCCTTGTCGCCCCCGGAGATGCCCGGGCACTGGCAGCAAAATGCCTCGCTCTCCTGCTTGATCCCGAACTTGCCCGGAGGATGGGCCGTGCTGGCCGCCAACACGTCTTGCGACATGGATCGCTCGAGAGAACGGTGGCCGGATATCAGCGATTGATCACCACAATTTACGCCAGAAAATGCGGAGGCGCTATACCTGAGTCTCACTACTTTACGCCAGCCACTCAATCCACGCATTCTTCGCCAGTTCCCTTTCCTGCCGTCGATGATTTGATCTCGCCCGGCGTGGAAACTGCTTCTCATGGTTGA
- a CDS encoding thioredoxin family protein: MRKIGLWAMVCVMAVLWWGTPVRAQNPQSIWFEDLNAARRVAAETNRLVLIHFWAEWCRPCRQMEAEVFSRPEVLSAIATSYVAVKVNFDQNPVLARQLNVESIPTDVIITPQGEIIAKSVGGVSAPRYVERLNEVASQWQQRQALVARMAGPPPGSFGPSNQLNGPDATLPVRPPIAGPAPAWSPAARVTAPGMPESVGPQPGAENRMPLAPGYNPTLAAQAPSNFTQQPPMVANPSPQVAPPAPSPTIDTSQAWMTQNSSGPGSPWPASTPVGEMNAPALNGGSVNPYLPSNTPYSPTTGAPSYAAQSPVPTAPGALAPSEALRPNSPALNSFAGSNGGPGSTAPPSANPPAATPETFLAARPSSGNEGRQTDIGSTGSPSSPVAIPPGNPPLALDGYCPVSLTDKHRWVLGNRRWGARHEGRTYLFAGPEEQQKFLANPDRYAPVLSGYDVVKLVEGTQLVEGRREHGAWFGGRVYLFSDEESFQKFSADPYRYINALPQAVARLSQKAGTAPAGNSFLPSAAPKSFGQSPLSFGNQLAPATESPQTENRQGIAPAVGSTSNTGPAPGASLPPSQVSPNSYSQIPGAGLPAATSAQPGPQIQVGLPDRVMNNLPSRVVGPTTQPYPPIATRPTTESQTPGFGAPHYGMPGRY, encoded by the coding sequence ATGCGAAAGATCGGCCTTTGGGCAATGGTTTGCGTGATGGCAGTGCTCTGGTGGGGGACGCCGGTCCGCGCCCAAAATCCGCAGAGTATCTGGTTCGAGGACCTTAATGCCGCCCGCCGGGTTGCTGCCGAGACAAATCGGCTGGTCCTCATCCATTTTTGGGCGGAATGGTGTCGGCCGTGCCGACAGATGGAAGCTGAGGTTTTCTCTCGCCCCGAGGTCCTCTCTGCCATTGCGACCTCCTATGTGGCGGTGAAAGTGAATTTCGATCAAAACCCGGTCCTTGCGCGACAGCTCAACGTGGAGTCGATCCCCACCGATGTGATCATCACCCCACAGGGCGAGATCATCGCGAAGTCCGTGGGCGGGGTGTCCGCTCCTCGGTATGTCGAACGACTCAATGAAGTCGCCAGCCAATGGCAACAGCGACAGGCTCTGGTCGCGCGAATGGCTGGTCCACCCCCTGGAAGTTTTGGACCGAGCAATCAGCTCAACGGCCCCGACGCAACCCTTCCTGTGCGACCTCCCATAGCCGGTCCAGCGCCTGCCTGGTCTCCTGCCGCTAGGGTGACCGCCCCGGGAATGCCCGAATCGGTGGGCCCGCAGCCGGGAGCGGAGAACCGCATGCCCCTTGCCCCCGGATACAATCCGACACTGGCCGCCCAAGCTCCCTCGAACTTCACCCAGCAGCCTCCAATGGTCGCAAATCCATCGCCGCAAGTTGCCCCGCCGGCTCCGTCGCCCACGATAGATACCAGCCAGGCTTGGATGACTCAAAATTCGTCAGGTCCTGGCTCACCCTGGCCTGCCTCGACGCCGGTTGGCGAGATGAATGCTCCTGCGTTAAACGGGGGTTCCGTGAATCCGTATTTGCCATCCAACACACCTTACTCACCGACAACAGGGGCTCCGTCCTACGCTGCCCAATCGCCGGTTCCAACCGCACCAGGTGCTCTCGCACCGTCTGAGGCTCTCAGACCTAATTCCCCCGCTTTGAACAGTTTCGCGGGATCGAATGGTGGTCCCGGCTCCACGGCTCCACCCTCAGCGAATCCCCCAGCCGCCACGCCAGAAACTTTTCTCGCTGCCCGCCCATCCTCAGGAAATGAAGGCCGTCAAACGGACATTGGATCTACCGGTTCACCGTCTTCACCGGTTGCCATTCCGCCGGGCAATCCACCGCTCGCGCTGGATGGATATTGTCCGGTCAGCCTTACGGACAAACACCGCTGGGTCCTCGGTAACCGTCGCTGGGGCGCACGACATGAAGGTCGAACCTACCTCTTTGCCGGCCCCGAGGAGCAGCAGAAGTTCCTTGCCAATCCCGATCGCTACGCGCCGGTCCTTTCCGGCTACGACGTGGTGAAACTTGTCGAGGGCACACAACTGGTGGAAGGTCGTCGTGAACACGGCGCGTGGTTCGGCGGCCGAGTTTACCTGTTCAGCGACGAAGAGTCTTTCCAGAAATTCAGTGCCGACCCCTACCGCTATATCAATGCACTCCCCCAGGCGGTGGCACGACTTTCCCAGAAGGCGGGAACTGCACCCGCGGGCAACAGTTTTCTCCCGTCGGCTGCGCCGAAATCGTTTGGCCAGTCGCCGCTCAGTTTCGGCAACCAACTGGCTCCCGCCACGGAGTCACCGCAAACTGAGAACCGACAAGGTATCGCCCCCGCCGTGGGCTCCACGAGCAACACGGGACCAGCGCCCGGCGCATCGCTGCCCCCATCGCAAGTCTCGCCCAATAGCTATTCCCAAATACCGGGTGCAGGATTGCCGGCCGCGACCTCGGCCCAGCCCGGCCCCCAAATCCAGGTCGGCCTTCCAGACAGGGTGATGAATAACCTCCCTAGTCGCGTGGTGGGACCGACAACTCAGCCCTATCCCCCTATCGCGACCCGACCTACTACGGAGTCTCAAACACCCGGCTTTGGTGCACCGCATTACGGCATGCCAGGGCGGTACTGA
- a CDS encoding RHS repeat-associated core domain-containing protein, with protein MDSDTQLQNNLNRWYDARVGRWLSEDPIGFAGGDGDLYRYVFQTVTTLVDPAGLACQRIQRKYNIQLKNWRGVLLLLGAIGLYDSMRLKAEADLVAQICDISCPNRNVGKEVTICASTPSQLNSFAHFNTTAQNYPDATMHSPLVVLT; from the coding sequence ATCGATAGTGACACCCAACTGCAAAACAACCTCAACCGCTGGTACGATGCCCGCGTCGGCCGCTGGCTGAGCGAAGACCCGATCGGCTTCGCCGGAGGTGACGGGGATTTGTATCGGTATGTGTTCCAAACCGTGACGACCCTCGTGGATCCCGCTGGCTTAGCGTGTCAGCGTATCCAGCGAAAGTACAACATTCAGTTGAAGAATTGGCGTGGTGTGCTGCTATTACTTGGAGCCATTGGCTTGTACGACTCTATGCGGCTAAAGGCCGAGGCAGATCTCGTCGCCCAAATCTGTGACATTAGCTGTCCCAATCGCAACGTTGGCAAGGAAGTGACCATTTGTGCTAGCACCCCTTCCCAGTTGAACAGTTTCGCGCATTTTAATACTACAGCGCAGAATTACCCAGACGCCACAATGCACTCACCGCTTGTTGTGCTGACGTGA